TTGAGATCAAGTCTTCAATTACTACAACCGTTTGACCTTCTGTAATTTCGCCTTCGATCAGATTTTCGCGACCGTGATCCTTTGCGGAGGCACGAACGTAAACAAAAGGAAGTCCCATGGCTTCAGCCACAAGTGCTCCTTGTGCGATAGCAGCAGTGGCAACTCCGGCAATTACATCCGGTCGGCCGTAAGTTTCTTCTATTGCAGTTACGAGTTCCTGGCGGATGTAAGTACGCACTTTAGGATAAGAAAGTGCAATACGGTTATCACAGTAAATAGGTGATTTCCAGCCTGAAGCCCACGTAAAAGGCTTTTCGGGTTGAAGTTTGATTGCTTTGATCTGAAGTAAAGATTCAGCTATTTTTTTCGAAGTGATAACATTCACAGGCATAGCACAAACGTACGAATTCGCTGTTAAAGGCAAAGGTATTTTCAGGGAAAAAGTTATTCAATGCATTCAATATTCCCGTTTAAATAACGAGATTTGAATGAACTTATGCAGACTTCCCATATTGTATTCATCAACGACAGGCCACTTGTCTTTTCTTATGTTTATAGCAAACAATTGCCGGTAGAGTATACAGGATATGCAATTCTGAATGATGAGAGTTCGACCATTGATAAAGCCATTAAACTTCTTGAGAGCGGAAAAGAAATTGGTGTTGTTTATTTCAGTGAATCTCCTGATGAAAGCTGGAAAAGATTTATTTCAAAATATATTCTGATTGAAGCTGCAGGCGGATTAGTGAAAAATAAAGAAGGAAAATTTCTGTTCATTTTCAGAAATGGTAAATGGGATCTTCCGAAAGGAAAAGCAGAGTATGATGAAACTCCTGAAATGACAGCGCTTCGTGAAGTTGAAGAAGAATGTGGTTTGAAGAATCTTAAAATTGAAAAAGTACTTACCAAAACTTTTCATACTTATAAAGAAAAAGGAAAGTTGATCTTAAAAAAAACGCATTGGTATTTAATGACCATCGATGAATATCAAAAATTAATCCCCCAGACGGAAGAAGGAATTACAGAAGTAAAATGGGTTGCAGAAAATCGGATAGAGCGGGAGGTTTTGGTGAATACGTATGCTTCGATCAAAGGGATATTTTCGTGATGATTCATTAAAGTTTAAAGTTTAAAGTTCAAAGTTCAAAGTTGGCTTCGTAGGCGCCTACAAAGCTAACTTTGAACTTTGAACTTTGAACATTCAACATTGAACTTTGAACAAACAAGTTTTTTCCTAACTTCGTTCACCAACAAAAAACAAAATGAGCAAACGCATTGCAGTTTTTCCAGGGTCATTTGATCCTATCACAAAAGGGCATGAAGAGATCATCAAAAGAGGATTGCCATTATTTGATGAGCTGATCATTGGGATTGGTTATAATACGAACAAGCATTATTTTTTCTCGCAAGACAGACGGGAACATTTTATTTCAAAAACATTTGAAGGTGAATCAAAAATAAAAGTCGTTCGTTACTCCGGGCTTACTGTTGAATTTTGCAAACAGATAGGAGCAAGTTATATTTTAAGAGGATTGCGAACTTCTGCCGATTTTGAATTTGAAAGAGCAATTGCACAGATGAATCATTCAATGGCACCGGAAATAGAAACGATCTTTATTGTTTCTGATCCATCGTTGTCACATATTTCTTCAACGATCGTGCGTGACATTCTTTTATATCAGGGTGATGTTTCGGCGTTTGTGCCGAAGCCGGTGTTGGGGTAGGACGGGATTTTTACCGGGATTAAACTGATTATTGGATTACCGGGATGGTGGTGGTGAGTGCACTTTTGATTATCAACTTTGCTGCTAATCCAAAACAAGTCTGAACCTGGATTTATCTGATTTTTGGATTTCCCGGAAAGAGGTTCATAGCAGGCAAGTGTTTTAGTCCTAAATAAATTATGAACCATTTCCAACAGATCAAGGAAATCCAAAAATCAGATAAATCCAGGTTCAGATACTGTATAATGAAAACGCACAATTCCCATACTTCCTTATATCCTTAGCATCTATGTGACTTTGCAGAATTCTTTTCGCCTGATGTTCTACGATGAGGATTCCATCTTCCGTCAACAGTTCTTTTTGAAAGACAAGATCAGGTATAGTGTCTGTTTCATTTAATTCAAAAGGTGCATCAGCGAAAATGATATCAAATTTTGTATCACAGGATTTAATAAATTTAAATACATCTGATTTTATGACAGATATATTTTTCACGTCAAATTTCACAGCTGTTTCTTTGATGAAAGCACAGCATTTGAAATTCAAATCGACACATGTTACATGTTTTGCGCCACGCGAAATAAATTCCATGCTTACTCCGCCAATTCCTGCGAAAAGATCGAGCACTTTTATTTCTTCAAAATCAATTCTGTTGTTGAGAATATTAAATAGGGCTGACTTTGCATAATCAGTTGTCGGCCGGACCGGTAAATTTGCAGGTGCATTGATCAGTCGTCCGCTGAATTTTCCGCCAATTATTCGCACAATGCTAAATTGAAAAGTGTATGATAAAAATGTGCAGGCAATTCATTGAATTTATTGCTGAAAGCAAGTGTTCTTGTTCGCTCGCCAAATGAAATTTTACGAATATAATTATAGAGCAATTTATACAAAGCGCTTTCTTTTTCAATTTCACCCAGCAAAGTAAATGGTGTTCTCTCAGGATCTATTCCCAATTGTTCGCAGACAAACAATGTATAGTACAAAACATCTTCATTACTGTTTCGGTTGAAACTGTTCATTAGGATCAGCTTTTTGCCTTCAGTAACGATAACGTCTATCTCATTTTGTCTGATATTTAAAAAAAGTTGCTTGCCGGAATTGTTGCGCGAAAGTCTGCTGACAGAATTCAGTAACACTTCTGAATGATGAACGAATTTCGGATCCTGAAACAGATGAGAGAGTTCTTTCTGCAATTCATTCTCAATGCTGTAAATTGTAAACAAATCGTAAATACTTATGTGTGCACGATGAACAGAAACATCTGTTGCCTCCTTGAAGTTGAGTTTAAAATATGCTTGTTCATCACCTGGATGATGGAGTGCTTCAGGTATTAGAGTATATTGTGTTGAAGTGATACAGATCCTTGCTTTAGAAAATTCATATTGTCGGAGGATCTTACTTTTCGATGTTGCAACTTCAAGATGATCTTTCCAGGAAAAATTTTCGCGAAATTCGGGATTTGGAAAAACTTCGAATGCCAGAAACTTGTTTGATTTTTTCTCAAGCAACGACAACTGTATTGAAGATTTTTCTGCTAATACCAGCAAATCACACAGTCCTGAACTCTTGTTTTCAAGAGTTGGGTCGATGATCAGCATTGAAGCATCCGTTTGCGGTAAAAAGACATTTGTACTCACAAGGGCGAAGGTACAAAATCAATTGAAATATTATAATGTGGGATTACTTTCTGATTGTAATAGCAGATGTAGTGATCGAATTACTCTGGTGCCCGGCCCGGTCTTTTAAATAGATGGTGTAGGAGACAGATTGCTGAGTGCTGTTATCTGTAATTCCCTGCCCGCCTAGTTCAATATTCAATGTTCCTTCAATCGGAATCGCAGAATCATCCGGTGCAAGCTGACGGATCCGATATTCATATGTAATTCCAATCCGGTTATCTCTTACAAAACAATTTTTTACACCGGTTGTGTTTTCTCCAAGATCGCCATCACCATCATTATATTTAATTGTAACGGTTACCGAATCTGTATATTCATTTGCAGTAGTTGGTGAAATGCCAACGAATTCAATTGCAGGTGTGGAGTCAAATTCAATTTTCTCTTTCTTACAGGCAGAAGAAAGAAATATCAAAATTGAAAATGTCAAAATTTTATTGAACATAGAAGCTATAGATCGTTTTGTAATAATCCAATGAGGAATTTTTTGGGAACTCAGCATCTGAAGTATGATCACCATCGTTCACATAAAAACGGAAATATACTGTCGTTCCTGATGGCCACGTTCCGGTTGGGACGACAACATACCAAACCTGAAATGCTGCGTAATAGATCAGGGCATTGTATTCAACTGCTCCGGTGAAATCATTTTTATTGGTTGAAAGTTTCACCTTTTTAGAAACATAATTTGCAGGATCAGTGGCATCATCGCCATCAGCAGAGTCTGTTGATGCAAAAGCAAAATTTATTGTCTGGCCTTGTTCAATTATAAAAGCAGTATACCATTCATCATCTACTCGATTCGTGTCGAGTCTTACATTTACTGAATCCAGAGCGATGTATCCTGAAAAATTTGGTTGCAGATTTGGTTTTACCGGAAGCGTTCCATCAACATCAGGGCATCCGGCATTGATCGAGTTTTTAACATGACCGATGTCACCCTGAGAAAGACGCACACCGTTCGAAGGCATGTATTCAGTTGTAGCGGTCGTCAGACGCTCTATGATCCAGGAATCGTCGACATTATGCGGAATTGCTCTTAATGTAAATAGCTTCACAGAGTCAAGTGTGGTCTTGTTTACAGACTGATAAACAAGAGTAGAGTAGGCTGATTCTATTGTTCTGAAATCAGGTTCAAATGTTCCGTCATGACAACCGGGATTTGCACATTTTGGCTGAAAAATATTTTTATACAAACCTTGTATAGAATTCGGATCAGGGTTCGGATCGGGATTTGTGTTCGTAGAATAATCTACTTTATCATATGGGTTTTCAGGAACCTCATCTTTTTTACATGCAAAAAAAATCGATGTCAGAAGTACAGCGAAAGCAATGAAGTAAGAATTATATTTCGATCTTATCATATGAAAGCAGCTTGAAGATCACAGTTAGCCCAATTTCGTAAATAGCCGGATGGAATTGCATCGTCAAAGCCAAGTAAGTTTGCAATAGCAGGAACGATCTCAGTACTCTGACCCATTAGTGTATTGAAGACCTGATTTTGTTTGACAACAGAAGGTGGACCAACTACGAGACAAAAGATCTCTCTTGCCATAGTTAAATTCGGATCTCCGGAAAAATCAGGATCGTTTGGAGCTGTATGATCCAGTGCTGTACGGCCGAAGGCATCTACGGATGTATTACCGTAAAAATTTCTTCCGTGTTCCGGAGCGATGATCAGTACGGTATCGTCTGCCATACCCGGTGTACTTTGAATTGTATTCCATAATTGAGCAACAGCAAAATCAGCTTTTCGTAAATTGTTTGCGTATTGGCTGAACTGGAAATGACAGACATCAACATCCTGCATATTGACAACCATCAATTCCGGTTTAAAGGTTTTGATGATCTCATTTGCAAAAAGAATATTATACATATCGTTATTCATTACACCAGCAGCATTCCAGGAATTCTGAAATTGAAAAGTCTGAGCTTTTGTGTAAAGATCTGTTATGAATTGTTGCAATAAAGCAGCATCAGCAGAATCGTTTATTACTCCCGCACTTCCATCTGAATAAGTATGGTTGAATATACCATTAACAAAATCATGGATATTGGAAATGGCCGCTTCTTCAGTACTGGCAAATGTTCGTGGATTTCCGAGTACATCAAATCCTTGTGGACTAATTAATGAAGTCGGTGAAATAAAGTTGGCACCAAAAGAAGCTCCGTATTCACCTGAAGAAGAATAATTCAATGCCGGATATGGGCCTAATGTATTTGCAACCCACCATGAATTCAATGCAGTTTGTTGCGGACTATTGTGTTTTCTATAGTATTCAAAGATCGTAGGATTACGAGGATGTTCACGGATATTCAGATCTATATCTACATAGTTGCCCGTTACAGCAACAGTATGTCCGTTATAATGACCTGTCGGTCCGTTTTTATATCTGAACTCTTTGAATAATGTTCCGAAGGTTTGTAATGGAGCTGATAACGGCGAAGAGGGTAAAGTTTGCATTGCAGCGGCAATATCCGGAGAGATCGCTCCGCCACCTGAAAAAAGGTTCGGCATAAGATTTCCGTCGTTCATATGAACTGACTCAAGGTTCCTGACTCCACCCGCATAAAGACAAAAGACAACGTGATTAACTTTACGTAATCCTGATGCAGCAAACAATCTTCCACTCGGAAGTATGTAAGGTGCAGCAAATACACCTGCGGAGGCAAGGGCTGTTTGCTTTATGAAGTCTCTTCGTTTCATTTTGTTGTGAGTAGTAATTAGCAATACACTAATATTCATTAACCAGAATCTGAAGATATTTTTTCACAGTGTTTAAATTTCCGAAAAAAAATTTCACTTCATTTCACTTCACTTCATTTCATTTCACTTCATTCCACTTCATTAATAAAACCTGTATTCATCCGAAGTCATCAACGCAAAATAAATTGTCATAGGGGTAACAGAGTTATTTGTACGCACGAGTTCCTGCCATTTGAATTTTTCGAATTCATTTGGCTCACGGTTGAAGAATTTTTTATAGGTGTTAGTAATGAATAATATTGTGTCGCCGTTTACAGTTGGAGTTGATGGTAATTGGATCGTTGTGTCATTGAGGAAATTTGCAATGATTCTTTTTTCAATTACCTTGAGATCTCCGAATGAAGAATACGCAACGCTAAGGTTTACAAGTTTTGTCTGTGGGATGACTGTTCCATAAAGATCAGAATATG
The sequence above is drawn from the Bacteroidota bacterium genome and encodes:
- a CDS encoding orotate phosphoribosyltransferase, which translates into the protein MPVNVITSKKIAESLLQIKAIKLQPEKPFTWASGWKSPIYCDNRIALSYPKVRTYIRQELVTAIEETYGRPDVIAGVATAAIAQGALVAEAMGLPFVYVRASAKDHGRENLIEGEITEGQTVVVIEDLISTGKSSLKAVEALREAGCKVKGMISIFTYGFSLAESNFEKEQCPLISLCDYSILLEQAVESNYIKEKDLEVLNKWKTEPENWTGVIS
- a CDS encoding NUDIX domain-containing protein, which gives rise to MQTSHIVFINDRPLVFSYVYSKQLPVEYTGYAILNDESSTIDKAIKLLESGKEIGVVYFSESPDESWKRFISKYILIEAAGGLVKNKEGKFLFIFRNGKWDLPKGKAEYDETPEMTALREVEEECGLKNLKIEKVLTKTFHTYKEKGKLILKKTHWYLMTIDEYQKLIPQTEEGITEVKWVAENRIEREVLVNTYASIKGIFS
- the rsmD gene encoding 16S rRNA (guanine(966)-N(2))-methyltransferase RsmD — protein: MRIIGGKFSGRLINAPANLPVRPTTDYAKSALFNILNNRIDFEEIKVLDLFAGIGGVSMEFISRGAKHVTCVDLNFKCCAFIKETAVKFDVKNISVIKSDVFKFIKSCDTKFDIIFADAPFELNETDTIPDLVFQKELLTEDGILIVEHQAKRILQSHIDAKDIRKYGNCAFSLYSI
- a CDS encoding DUF3822 family protein, with protein sequence MSTNVFLPQTDASMLIIDPTLENKSSGLCDLLVLAEKSSIQLSLLEKKSNKFLAFEVFPNPEFRENFSWKDHLEVATSKSKILRQYEFSKARICITSTQYTLIPEALHHPGDEQAYFKLNFKEATDVSVHRAHISIYDLFTIYSIENELQKELSHLFQDPKFVHHSEVLLNSVSRLSRNNSGKQLFLNIRQNEIDVIVTEGKKLILMNSFNRNSNEDVLYYTLFVCEQLGIDPERTPFTLLGEIEKESALYKLLYNYIRKISFGERTRTLAFSNKFNELPAHFYHTLFNLALCE
- the coaD gene encoding pantetheine-phosphate adenylyltransferase; translated protein: MSKRIAVFPGSFDPITKGHEEIIKRGLPLFDELIIGIGYNTNKHYFFSQDRREHFISKTFEGESKIKVVRYSGLTVEFCKQIGASYILRGLRTSADFEFERAIAQMNHSMAPEIETIFIVSDPSLSHISSTIVRDILLYQGDVSAFVPKPVLG